In Saccharomonospora marina XMU15, one genomic interval encodes:
- a CDS encoding styrene monooxygenase/indole monooxygenase family protein has protein sequence MRKILIVGAGQSGLQLALTLRQHDYDVTVMSARTPDEIRAARVMSTQCMFDDALTIERKHGVNLWDDVAPAITHQGFSLAGPDGDRALNWAGEWPGPAQSVDQRVKMARWLELFEEWGGKVIIHGVTTADLNTLAGMYDLTIVAAGKGELVELFDRDDSRSVHTRPQRALSVAYLHGVRPRPELPGSVYVWMNIIPGIGENINIPGYTLSGSCDILYMSGIPGGPFDAFSDRPDPYEQVRRHLELLKQYIPWEYERFKDAELTDPKGTLTGGYPPVVRKPVGELPSGNIVLGMADVVVANDPVTGQGSNNAARCAEVYLDGILGRADQPFDADWMRQTFERYWEHARHVTRFTNMMLEPPPEHVQMILGAAQTNQVVADRFANGVNNPSDLSDWFFEPEDAAAYLQRVTPGD, from the coding sequence ATGCGCAAGATCCTGATCGTCGGCGCAGGCCAGTCGGGTCTGCAGTTGGCGCTGACATTGCGGCAGCACGACTACGACGTCACCGTGATGTCGGCGCGGACACCGGACGAGATCCGGGCCGCGCGGGTGATGTCGACCCAGTGCATGTTCGACGACGCGCTCACCATCGAACGTAAGCACGGAGTCAACCTGTGGGACGACGTGGCGCCCGCAATCACCCATCAGGGCTTCTCGCTGGCAGGACCCGACGGTGATCGGGCGCTCAACTGGGCGGGGGAGTGGCCTGGTCCGGCGCAGTCGGTGGACCAGCGGGTCAAGATGGCCCGCTGGCTCGAGCTGTTCGAGGAGTGGGGCGGCAAGGTCATCATCCACGGTGTCACCACGGCCGACCTCAACACGCTCGCCGGGATGTACGACCTGACGATCGTGGCAGCGGGCAAGGGGGAACTGGTGGAGTTGTTCGACCGGGACGACTCGCGGTCGGTGCACACGCGGCCACAGCGGGCGCTGTCGGTGGCCTACCTGCACGGCGTGCGGCCGCGTCCGGAACTGCCGGGCTCGGTATACGTGTGGATGAACATCATCCCCGGCATCGGCGAGAACATCAACATCCCGGGTTACACGCTCAGCGGCTCCTGCGACATCCTCTACATGTCCGGGATTCCCGGCGGCCCCTTCGACGCCTTCTCCGACCGGCCCGACCCCTACGAGCAGGTACGAAGGCACCTTGAGCTGCTCAAACAGTACATCCCGTGGGAGTACGAGCGGTTCAAGGACGCCGAGCTGACCGACCCGAAGGGGACCCTGACCGGCGGCTACCCGCCGGTGGTGCGCAAGCCGGTGGGCGAGTTGCCCTCGGGCAACATCGTGCTCGGCATGGCCGACGTCGTGGTGGCCAACGACCCGGTCACCGGGCAGGGCTCCAACAACGCGGCACGCTGCGCGGAGGTCTACCTCGACGGAATCCTCGGCCGTGCCGACCAGCCGTTCGACGCGGACTGGATGCGGCAGACGTTCGAGCGCTACTGGGAGCACGCTCGTCACGTCACCCGGTTCACCAACATGATGCTGGAGCCGCCGCCGGAGCACGTGCAGATGATTCTGGGCGCGGCGCAGACCAACCAGGTCGTGGCCGACCGGTTCGCCAACGGCGTCAACAACCCTTCCGATCTCTCGGACTGGTTCTTCGAACCGGAGGACGCTGCCGCCTACCTCCAGCGGGTCACGCCCGGCGACTGA
- a CDS encoding IclR family transcriptional regulator translates to MTVESMHVRSRAGDEAKEQKQTACARVLAVLSAFSSSGGAPLSLTDISRRAGLTLTTTHRLVGELTEWGALERDERQYRIGIKVLELAASSTRGLELREVAMPYLMDLHAATRENVHLAVRAGLEVVYVERLHAPGGVELLSKIGGRWPLHATGTGLVLLAFADYDVQEQVLSGPLQRFTSKTICDSPTLRRALAEVKRTRVAITEGQITPGAVAIASPIHGPDGDVVSAVGVVVPTTGFAPRGNEKPPPGGWKQQTIVPAVVTTARRISRALAG, encoded by the coding sequence GTGACGGTCGAGTCGATGCACGTGCGATCCAGGGCCGGTGACGAGGCCAAGGAACAGAAGCAGACCGCCTGTGCGCGGGTGCTCGCCGTGCTGTCGGCCTTCTCCTCCTCGGGAGGAGCGCCGTTGTCACTCACCGACATCAGCAGGCGAGCCGGGCTGACCTTGACGACCACGCACCGGTTGGTCGGCGAGCTGACCGAGTGGGGTGCGCTGGAGCGTGACGAGCGGCAGTACCGCATCGGCATCAAGGTCCTGGAGCTGGCGGCGTCGTCGACCAGGGGACTGGAGCTGCGCGAGGTCGCGATGCCGTACCTGATGGATCTGCACGCGGCCACCAGGGAGAACGTCCACCTGGCTGTGCGTGCCGGGCTCGAAGTGGTCTACGTCGAGCGGCTGCACGCGCCGGGTGGTGTGGAGTTGCTGAGCAAGATCGGCGGTCGCTGGCCGTTGCACGCCACCGGCACCGGCCTGGTGCTGCTCGCCTTCGCCGACTACGACGTGCAGGAACAGGTACTCAGCGGACCGCTGCAGCGGTTCACCAGCAAGACGATCTGCGATTCGCCCACACTGCGGCGCGCGCTCGCCGAGGTCAAACGCACCCGGGTGGCGATAACGGAAGGCCAGATCACACCGGGCGCGGTGGCCATCGCCAGCCCCATCCACGGCCCCGACGGTGACGTGGTCTCCGCGGTCGGCGTCGTGGTGCCCACGACCGGCTTCGCGCCGCGCGGCAACGAGAAACCGCCGCCGGGAGGCTGGAAGCAGCAGACGATCGTGCCCGCCGTGGTGACGACGGCGCGGCGGATCTCCCGCGCGCTCGCGGGGTAA